One window of the Nicotiana tabacum cultivar K326 chromosome 4, ASM71507v2, whole genome shotgun sequence genome contains the following:
- the LOC107802657 gene encoding ABC transporter B family member 19-like: MKKEEEEIKVLSEKRWFYYLSFNFRALTYAAPDMQIFNQAKAAGKEIFQMIERKPTISADLRGKTLDVINGNISVKDIHFAYPSRPEKMVLQGFSLSIPAGKVVAVVGSSGCGKSTIISLLMRFYDAKRGDILLDNHNIKDLDLKFLRRNIGLVSQEPSLFAGSIKDNIRIGKLDADDEEIERAASLANAHSFIQQLPHQYHTEVGQRGLQLSGGQKQRIAIARAILKNPPILLLDEATSALDTESEKQVQEALDTAMQGRTVILIAHRMSTIVSADIIAVVQNGKVTETGTHHNLLNTSKFYNALFSMQNIGQDCQTRSHSTQWNIFQNAPQDHQQPDEPRELHKEFKQRREKEQKGKKETRIFFRIWFGLNKREIIKTAIGSFAAAFAGISKPVFGFYVITIGVAYYNPDSKEKVARYSAIFTSIGLLSLFAHTLQHYLFGVAGEKAMTNLRRALYTAALRNELAWFEKPENSTGSLTSRIVNETSTVKAIIADRMSVIVQCISSILIATTVSMKVNWRMGLVAWAVKPCHFIGGMVQAKSAKGFSSDSAVAHSELVSLASESTMNIKTVAAFCYETQILEKAKLCLKRPLRKGRTESIKYGIIQGISLCLWNIAHAVALWYTTVLVNKNQASFEDGIRSYQIFSLTVPSITELWTLIPTVLSAIGVLKPVFESLDWCTEIVPDMPDNASTENIKGEIEFQNVKFRYSSRPEVMVLNNFSMQIEAGVKMAIVGPSGAGKSSIFALLLRFYDVNEGKVLIDSKDIRGYNLRKLRVQIGLVQQEPLLFSCSIRDSIRYGSEKASEAEIIEVSREENIHEFISNLPNGYDTVLGEKGSQLSGGQKQRIAIARALLKRPAIMLLDEATSALDTESERAVVSALESMKLNNYGGTKVTQITVAHRLSTIINSDTIVVMDKGKLVEKGSHSTLMAELDSVYSRLVRLQSVE, from the exons ATgaagaaagaggaagaagaaatcaaAGTACTGTCAGAAAAAAGATGGTTTTATTATCTTTCTTTTAATTTCAGAGCACTTACATATGCTGCACCAGATATGCAAATATTCAATCAAGCAAAAGCTGCAGGAAAGGAGATTTTCCAGATGATCGAAAGAAAACCAACAATCAGTGCTGACTTGAGAGGGAAGACGCTGGATGTGATTAATGGAAACATCAGTGTAAAGGATATACACTTTGCTTATCCATCGCGGCCTGAAAAGATGGTTCTTCAAGGGTTTTCTTTGTCCATTCCAGCAGGAAAAGTAGTGGCAGTTGTGGGAAGTAGTGGTTGTGGTAAAAGCACCATCATCTCATTATTGATGAGATTTTATGATGCAAAGAGAG GTGATATTCTCCTTGACAACCATAACATCAAGGATCTTGACTTAAAGTTTCTGAGGAGAAATATCGGACTAGTTTCCCAGGAGCCATCACTATTTGCGGGCAGCATTAAGGACAACATCAGGATAGGAAAATTGGATGCAGATGACGAGGAGATTGAAAGAGCAGCATCCTTGGCAAATGCGCATTCTTTTATACAACAGCTCCCTCATCAATATCATACAGAG GTAGGACAAAGGGGCCTCCAGTTATCAGGTGGACAGAAACAGAGAATTGCAATAGCAAGAGCAATATTAAAGAACCCTCCAATTCTTCTGCTTGATGAGGCCACCAGTGCACTTGATACAGAATCAGAGAAACAAGTTCAAGAAGCACTCGACACAGCCATGCAAGGAAGAACGGTCATCTTAATTGCACACAGAATGTCAACTATCGTTAGTGCAGATATAATAGCTGTTGTTCAGAATGGAAAAGTAACAGAGACAGGAACCCATCATAACCTATTAAATACCAGTAAATTCTACAATGCCTTGTTTAGCATGCAGAACATTGGCCAAGATTGTCAGACCAGGTCACATTCAACTCAATGGAATATTTTCC AAAATGCGCCTCAGGACCATCAGCAGCCTGATGAGCCAAGGGAACTCCATAAAGAGTTTAAACAACGCCGTGAGAAGGAGCAGAAAGGCAAAAAAGAAACACGTATATTCTTCAGAATCTGGTTTGGCTTGAATAAGAGAGAGATCATAAAGACTGCTATTGGCTCttttgcagcagcttttgcaggAATCTCTAAACCTGTTTTTGGATTCTACGTCATTACAATAGGAGTGGCATATTACAATCCTGATTCAAAGGAGAAAGTAGCTCGGTATTCAGCAATATTTACCTCAATAGGACTGCTTTCTTTGTTTGCCCACACTTTGCAACATTACTTATTCGGAGTAGCTGGAGAGAAGGCCATGACAAACCTCAGGCGAGCGCTGTACACCG CCGCACTACGAAATGAATTAGCATGGTTTGAAAAGCCCGAAAACAGTACTGGATCACTTACCTCCAGGATAGTCAATGAAACATCTACAGTCAAAGCGATAATAGCTGATCGCATGTCTGTCATTGTCCAGTGCATCTCCTCTATACTGATAGCAACAACTGTCAGCATGAAAGTTAACTGGAGAATGGGTTTAGTGGCTTGGGCTGTAAAGCCATGCCATTTTATAGGTGGGATGGTTCAAGCAAAGTCAGCTAAAGGTTTCTCTAGCGATAGCGCTGTTGCACACTCAGAACTTGTTTCCCTAGCTTCTGAATCTACAATGAATATAAAGACTGTTGCAGCATTCTGCTACGAAACACAGATACTTGAGAAGGCCAAACTGTGTTTAAAGAGACCATTGAGGAAAGGGAGGACAGAGAGCATCAAGTACGGAATCATACAAGGGATCTCTCTTTGCTTATGGAACATTGCACATGCAGTGGCCTTATGGTACACAACAGTTCTGGTCAACAAGAACCAAGCCAGCTTTGAAGATGGCATAAGGTCATACCAGATATTTTCCCTAACAGTACCCTCAATTACAGAACTATGGACACTCATACCCACTGTTTTATCAGCCATCGGTGTTCTAAAACCTGTGTTCGAGAGCCTTGATTGGTGCACAGAAATTGTACCAGACATGCCAGACAATGCATCAACTGAAAACATCAAAGGGGAAATCGAGTTCCAAAATGTCAAGTTTCGTTATTCGTCAAGGCCAGAAGTAATGGTACTAAACAACTTCAGTATGCAAATTGAAGCTGGAGTTAAGATGGCAATAGTGGGGCCTAGTGGAGCAGGAAAATCTTCAATCTTCGCCCTATTACTTAGATTCTATGATGTGAATGAGGGAAAAGTTCTGATTGATAGCAAGGATATAAGAGGTTACAATCTTAGGAAGTTAAGGGTACAGATTGGACTGGTGCAACAGGAGCCACTTCTGTTTAGCTGCTCAATTAGGGACAGTATCCGTTACGGAAGTGAAAAAGCATCTGAAGCTGAGATAATAGAAGTGTCAAGAGAAGAAAACATACATGAGTTTATAAGTAACTTGCCCAATGGATATGATACTGTTCTTGGGGAAAAGGGCTCTCAACTTTCTGGAGGACAAAAACAGCGGATAGCCATAGCGAGGGCGTTACTCAAAAGACCAGCAATAATGCTGTTGGATGAAGCAACAAGTGCCTTAGATACCGAGTCCGAAAGAGCAGTGGTAAGTGCATTGGAATCAATGAAGCTGAACAACTATGGAGGCACAAAAGTGACTCAGATAACAGTAGCACACAGGCTTTCGACAATAATAAATTCAGATACTATAGTTGTTATGGACAAAGGTAAGCTTGTGGAAAAGGGCAGCCACTCAACCCTGATGGCAGAGCTTGACAGTGTGTATTCAAGACTTGTTAGGCTCCAAAGTGTGGAATAA